The genomic DNA caatgaaccaacacacatccaggctgtgtaaaggctttttgaccaagaaggagagtgatggagtgctgcaccagatgatctggcctccacaatcacccgacctcaacctaattgagatggttagggatgagttggaccgcagagtgaaggataagcagccaacaagtgctcagcatatgtgggaactcctttaagattgttggaaaagcattccaggtgaaactggttgagagaatgccaagagtgtgcaaagctgtcatcaaggcaaagggtggctactttgaaaaatctaaaatgtaaaatatatgactggtaatgtatatatGTATGCTTGTGTCACTTGCATCCATTACTTCTTGTCCTACTACAGGTATTGAATTTCTATTTATTTGAAGTATTATTTATTACTTATTTATTCCAAATGTTTCACTTTCCATGTTGTGTTGTTCACCTTGTTTGGTGTTTGTTTCCAAATGCACTGAATCACTTTCCTCTGCTCCAAATAAAGTTTACTTTAGATTTTGAATTATAGAGAGTTATTTCTCTCATTTCATTGGAGTCACAGAGGAGCGAGTGAGGCCAATTGCCAAAGCTGTTCGTGACAACACTGGCACACCCATAAAAACTTTCAGGATTTTATTGAAATTTCATCAAATGTAAAGTATATAAATGAATACTTTCCAACTATTTAAAAATCCAAAATATATTaaatgacaaagctgtaaaacattatcctTAATATAACCCATAAACTAAGTGAATTCCGTTGGTGtataatatgagggtttcagcatatAATATCCTTACATCTTTTTCCACTTTTACTTATTTTACTCTGTTAATATGTGTTTTGGGGCAAAACttggcagttgtgaaaaaagtaAAAAGTTGGAAGAGTTGCCGAGTTAATAGGAAATGATTtcattgttgattagatgctttttttCATTAATTGGGCTGTTTTCTCTTGAATCATATGGTCTATCCACTAGAAACCTGTAGACAATATGAATACATATaaagatatattttttttaggTCATATGTGTACATTTTATAAAAGTTATGTAAATATAAATGACCAGAGAACATTTCGGAAACTTTGTTAAATTATCAGTAGTTTTGCAACCCTATGTTGGGGTTTAGTGTACCTTTCATTTTTTGAAGGCATTATAGttaccatatatatatacacagtatataccTGTATACTATATTCCCAATTGAAAGTCACTTTTCAAAAGGATAGGGCCCCGCCCCATAAAATAGAATATACAGAGACGTCAGACTTCAGTAAGGGATCTCAGAGTTTGGTGCTGCACTGCATCTCCTGCAATGACATATTTACAGACATGGTTCATTTGTTCAAAGCAGTATACAGTCTTCCATATTATATCTTCTATTGAACTGTAGACGTGCACGTCTCTCACCAGAGAATACTCATAGCTGGGCGTTGATGTTCCCTGGTGGCCAAGACAGTGCAGCACAGCATCATGGACAGTAGCAAACAGACGTCCTTTAGTGATGGACTCCGAGAAGAACCCTCCCAGCTCTAACTGCTCCACCACAGACACTGGATAGAACAAGTAACAGTTATTTACGCATCCTATTCAAACTAATGAGCTATTCATGTATTAGCTAAAGATAGTGGGGTTACTTACTCTGACACCCAGCCATGTAGACAGTAACATCAATCTCGCCAAAGTCGTGGAATATCTGTCAAAACGGGACAGGAGGATAAGCACTTCTGTACTTTTCCACTTTTAACATCCTAAACTCTTTATCTCCACCTAACAAACCGTTGTCATCCTAATATTTTTCTTTCATTGAGGGCGCCTACATTTCTGATTTTCTTCTCTCAATACAAGGCCATCTCTCGTATGTCCTCATTTCCATGCCGTCAACATCACCCACTCACGTTTCTCATGGTCTTGATGGCCACGGTGTCGATAAAGTTAGCCGTGGAGAGGTCTAGGATGATGGAGTGGATGTCCCAGGTCCACTTGCCCAGCGATCCCAGCGAGACCTTATCCAGTTCCCGGCTCAGGGTATCCTCACTACTGGACCCCAGAGTGGTGGTGTCCCCGTCTTGCAGTTCCGACATTGCCCCCAGGGTGGCACAGTCTGGGTCTTTACTGCCCTTCAGGTACTCCCAGCTGCATTGGTCATCGGGCGTGCGGGGCGTTGTTGGCATGACGAACACGGTGCCATTCTCGCGGCCGCACCAACCTAGTTCCTCTCCCAGtgactcctccctgtctccatctccgcCCCCCGGTTCCTTCCATTGCCCCGCCGCCTCCTCTACGGAGAAAACCCCGGTCTTCTGCTCTGCCACTCTCAGAGCATGCTTCTGcacagtccacacacagacaacacgTTAGTTTACAACACATTTGTAAAACCCGCCTTATGAAGACATAGAGAAAGAGCAGCACCATGGCTGTCTGTCATCTAAATAATGCATAGATTCGTTGAGATATGACGTAGATTTATACTGTACAAGTTTATGCATGTACAGAAGGATTCCTGAGTAGTTTGGAATTTGTTATTCAAATGTATATGAATGGCGGCTCGACAGTGTCTCACCTGTCTCTTGGCCTCCCTCCtagctctcctctcagctctcttGTCTCTGCGTCTCTGCTTGGCCTCCTGTCTTCTCTTGTAGATGATCATCTTGCTGATATCAAGCCCGCTCTAAGACACAGACACTCCATCTGTTATCGTCACGTCCAACACATGCCCCAAATATAGGCCTGCAGTCACGAAACGCAAGGTCTGGGtctcaaatggccccctattccctaaacactgagtgtacaaaacatgaagaacacctgctatttccatgacttagactgaccaggtgaatccaggtgaaggctATGACCCGTTATTGAtggcacttgttaaatccacttcaatcagtgtagatgaaagggagtagacaggttaaaggaggatttttaagccttgagacaattgagacatgcaggggagcaactttcactggggacatgtCCCCCTCatattctgaaattgcatttttgtcctcccagttttatcattggaatgtgtaACAAAACTTGGCAACAGTGTGCTTTAGGAGCATGCGGACTCCTCTGAGCGgttgggtaggctgtttggagtgtttatccgactggataaaatatatatatatattatgtcccccccacttctaaaaccaaaggtGCGCCCCTGGAGACATGGatcgtgtatgtgtgccattcagagggtgaattggcaagacaaaaaaatgtaagtgcctttgaatggggaaCGCTTTCGAACACCCTGTAGAGCATGAGGTGCAAATGAGTATCACATGAAGTGCAAATGAGTGTCACTGTCAGAGTTGTATGGAAAAGGGCACCTTTCCTTTTAGAGCCTCCAGGTAGAGGTCAGCGTTGGCGAAGTACACGGTGGCAGAGGAGTGGAAGATAGTGATGCCAGGGACCTCTCTcacctgccacacacacaaacaaacgacAAGGTTATGGTTAACCGCTGACTGGGCCACCTCCCTTCCTGCTGCCTCCCAAGGTCTGCTCTCTcacccatagaaatagaatgattcTATTCTCTGGTGTCTCACCTCTCTGTGGGTCTCCATGTCCAAGTAGAGCTCTGTCCCTGGAACGTGTCCCAGAACTGAGTACTTCGGGCTGAAAGAGAGGACAGCAGGGTTGGCTCACCACCAGAGCACTCCAGTTCTCAGTCAGAGCTACTGTGTAACTATTAAATCGATGCAGTTTTTTTGTTGTTCTGAATTCTTTATCAAATGTTGGTTTTTGGCTTCCACTTTTTTTAATCAATCACTGACTTTAGCCAGAAAGACCTGTTTAAAAGTGCCAAGAATGAATTGCCACCTGGCACCTGTTGATGCTGAGCTTTTTGATTTGTTTGTAAAAACACACAGCCAAATGAAAACTATGCAGTGTTGAAGAAGTGGAAGAGCAGTCTTACAGCTGGGTCCTGAAGATAACAGTGAGCACAGCGAAGGTGATGGAGGCACCAAGGCCCATGTCCAGGTTGAACAGCAGTGTGGATACCCAGGTCACCAGCCACACCACCTGGGAACAGGGCCATTCTTATGTACTACTTCtgaatgggttatgtatgggttatgtatgggttatgcatgggttatgtatgggttatgaatgggttatgtatgggttatgtatgggttatgaatgggttatgtatgggttatgtatgggttatgaatgggttatgtatgggttatgcatgggttatgtatgggttatgaatgggttatgtatgggttatgtatgggttatgtatgggttatgtatgggttatgtatgggttatgcatgggttatgtatgggttatgaatgggttatgtatgggttatgcatgggttatgtatgggttatgaatgggttatgcatgggttatgtatgggttatgaacgTGTGATGACGCCCCCCTATGTAGATACCCTGCAAACAAAGCGTCACTGTGTTTTTCAATTATATTCAACTATATCGACCATTCACAACCAGAGAAGACGTGTGTAATGTGTATCAGGaagttcctttctcctctcaccAGATCAACTTTGCTGCTCCTCCACAGAGTGATGACGTCATAGTACTGCTTGAACATGCCCTTCAGGTTCACAAAGACGATGGCTGCAAGCACAgcctgaaacacacacaaacataagaGTGGCTACAACAAGTATAGAACGCGCGTGCACTTTCAAAACCTCGTACTTCACCCTTTAAAAACACCCGAACAGACTAACTCATGTAAACGATGTAGAACGAATGCATACAAACAGCATTCTGTCTCCTATCACAAtgtcccacacacacagacggtaTATAGCTGAAGTAGAGCCGTACCTTTGGCAGCTCCTGGAACAGAGGCCCGAGCTTCAGCACAGTCACCAACACAATCACAGCAGAGGCCATTCCAGCCATCTGGAGTAAAGACATTGGATATCAATGCATCTTTCAGTGGTCACAAAACATAGATTCATGCTGCTTTTACATGACCTTCGCACATTCGTTGTGTGTATGCATTTACATGCACGACTATGGCATTAACATAGCAAACACTATTCAGAATGGTGCACAGTAGGAGTCCCGCAGCGTTCCTCCCACCTGTGTCTTGCCTCCGGTACTCTCCTGGATGAGACTACGGGACATGGAGGAGCAGACGGCGTAGCACTGGAAGAATCCCCCCACGGCATTACTGAGACCCAGCGCCACCAGCTCCTACAGCAGGGaaaggggatggagaggagaaagacaggTGAAAAGGCGATAGGAGAGGATGGACGAGGTGAGTGCGTGTAG from Oncorhynchus keta strain PuntledgeMale-10-30-2019 chromosome 10, Oket_V2, whole genome shotgun sequence includes the following:
- the slc26a6l gene encoding solute carrier family 26 member 6, like, whose amino-acid sequence is MGTGRKARGYRVERDVLDEQRLEELAQRMDYSDTHPSLTKQLKESFRCTVPRLKRSVVGCLPVLYWLPRYSIWDYGMPDLISGISVGIMHLPQGMAYALLASLPPVFGLYTSLYPALVYFFFGTSRHISIGTFAVLSIMVGSVTERLAPDRNFLVMLNGTNLTEVNITARDSYRVQVAAATTVLGGLIQVVLGLVKFGFVGTYLSEPLVRAYTTAAAAHAVVAVIAQLFGLSTTRFSGPLSLVYTLVEVCSKLPQTHLPTLAVSGVSMVFLIAAKEINSAISARLPVPIPVELITIVAATVISSYTHLNGNYTISVVGEIPSGLAAPRLPDASLFKEVMGDAFALAIVGYAISISLGKTFALKHGYKVDSNQELVALGLSNAVGGFFQCYAVCSSMSRSLIQESTGGKTQMAGMASAVIVLVTVLKLGPLFQELPKAVLAAIVFVNLKGMFKQYYDVITLWRSSKVDLVVWLVTWVSTLLFNLDMGLGASITFAVLTVIFRTQLPKYSVLGHVPGTELYLDMETHREVREVPGITIFHSSATVYFANADLYLEALKGKSGLDISKMIIYKRRQEAKQRRRDKRAERRARREAKRQKHALRVAEQKTGVFSVEEAAGQWKEPGGGDGDREESLGEELGWCGRENGTVFVMPTTPRTPDDQCSWEYLKGSKDPDCATLGAMSELQDGDTTTLGSSSEDTLSRELDKVSLGSLGKWTWDIHSIILDLSTANFIDTVAIKTMRNIFHDFGEIDVTVYMAGCQMSVVEQLELGGFFSESITKGRLFATVHDAVLHCLGHQGTSTPSYEYSLEMQCSTKL